From the genome of Mesorhizobium japonicum MAFF 303099, one region includes:
- the purM gene encoding phosphoribosylformylglycinamidine cyclo-ligase, whose translation MSKRDTSQPKTGQPKTSKRRNGLTYAEAGVDIDAGNLMVEKIKPLVRATRRPGADGEIGGFGGLFDLKAAGFTDPVLVAANDGVGTKLKIAIDAGKHDTIGIDLVAMCVNDIVVQGAEPLFFLDYFATGKLDPDQGAAIVGGIAEGCRQAGCALIGGETAEMPGMYHGNDYDLAGFAVGAAERGQLLPTDDIVEGDVLLGLASSGLHSNGFSLVRRIVAASGLAWSDPAPFNDEATLAEALLEPTRIYVKSILKAIRNTHGIKALAHITGGGFPENIPRVLPKDFSAELDLEAIDVPPVFSWLAKTGGVAPEEMMRTFNCGVGMILAVASGQAAQVAAVLQEAGETVTPIGRIVPRRDAGVIYRGSIGL comes from the coding sequence ATGAGCAAGCGCGACACAAGCCAGCCCAAAACGGGCCAGCCCAAGACGAGCAAGCGCAGGAACGGGCTCACCTATGCCGAGGCCGGCGTCGATATCGATGCCGGCAATCTCATGGTTGAAAAGATCAAGCCGCTGGTGCGCGCCACGCGCCGGCCGGGCGCGGATGGCGAGATCGGCGGTTTCGGCGGGTTGTTCGACCTCAAGGCGGCCGGCTTCACCGATCCGGTGCTCGTCGCGGCCAATGACGGCGTCGGCACCAAGCTCAAGATTGCCATCGATGCCGGCAAGCACGACACGATCGGCATCGACCTCGTCGCCATGTGCGTCAACGATATTGTCGTGCAGGGCGCCGAACCGCTGTTCTTCCTCGACTATTTCGCTACCGGCAAGCTCGATCCCGACCAGGGTGCGGCGATCGTCGGCGGCATCGCCGAAGGCTGCCGGCAAGCCGGCTGCGCGCTGATCGGCGGCGAGACGGCGGAAATGCCCGGCATGTATCATGGGAATGACTATGACCTCGCCGGCTTTGCCGTGGGGGCGGCCGAACGCGGCCAGCTTTTACCCACCGACGACATCGTCGAGGGCGACGTGCTTTTGGGTCTTGCTTCCTCGGGCCTGCATTCGAACGGGTTTTCGCTGGTGCGCCGCATCGTCGCCGCCAGCGGCCTGGCGTGGAGCGATCCGGCGCCGTTCAACGACGAGGCGACGCTGGCCGAGGCGCTGCTCGAACCGACCCGCATCTACGTCAAGTCCATCCTGAAGGCGATCCGCAACACGCATGGCATCAAGGCGCTGGCTCACATCACCGGCGGCGGCTTCCCGGAAAACATTCCGCGCGTGCTGCCCAAGGATTTCTCGGCCGAGCTCGATCTCGAAGCCATCGACGTGCCGCCGGTGTTCTCGTGGCTGGCCAAGACCGGCGGCGTGGCGCCGGAAGAAATGATGCGCACCTTCAATTGCGGCGTCGGCATGATCCTGGCGGTCGCTTCCGGCCAGGCGGCGCAGGTCGCCGCCGTGCTGCAGGAAGCTGGTGAGACGGTAACGCCGATCGGCCGCATCGTGCCCCGCCGCGACGCCGGCGTCATCTATCGGGGCTCGATCGGCCTATGA
- the bet gene encoding phage recombination protein Bet yields MNAITTYTHSPRQLALIQKTVAKDCNTDEFNLFVEVARAKGLDPFLGQIIPMIFSKGDSNKRKMTIIISRDGQRVIAQRCGDYRPASKPPSYEFDAELKSETNPQGIVSATVYLWKQDAKTAAWFEVAGQSYWDEFAPISYPYDAYKMVDTGETWEDSGKPKKKRVLRDGATPQLDDSGNWCRMPRLMIAKCAEMQALRAGWPEQFTGLYDEAEMDRAKVLEMAASEIVAHEQEENRLRLVAGNDAITMSWGDGWALENVPAGEFMDRCLAFIRESDHQTVVKWNSANRAGLQLFWAKHPGDALELKKAIEKASRAPVEIDHIADAARREIAQHPVSAG; encoded by the coding sequence ATGAACGCGATCACGACATACACGCATTCGCCGCGCCAGTTGGCTCTAATCCAGAAGACGGTCGCCAAGGACTGCAACACCGACGAATTCAACCTGTTCGTCGAGGTTGCCCGCGCGAAAGGCCTAGACCCCTTCCTCGGTCAGATCATCCCGATGATCTTTTCGAAGGGCGACTCCAACAAGCGCAAAATGACGATCATCATTTCGCGCGACGGCCAGCGCGTCATAGCGCAACGCTGCGGTGACTATCGTCCGGCCAGTAAACCGCCGTCATATGAATTCGACGCCGAGTTGAAGAGCGAGACGAACCCGCAAGGCATCGTGTCGGCCACGGTCTATCTGTGGAAGCAGGATGCGAAGACTGCGGCGTGGTTCGAGGTCGCCGGGCAGTCCTATTGGGACGAGTTCGCACCGATCTCGTATCCCTACGACGCCTACAAGATGGTTGATACCGGAGAAACCTGGGAGGACAGCGGCAAGCCGAAAAAGAAGCGCGTTTTGCGCGATGGCGCGACACCGCAGTTGGACGATTCTGGCAACTGGTGTCGGATGCCGCGCCTCATGATTGCCAAGTGCGCAGAGATGCAGGCGCTGCGCGCCGGCTGGCCCGAGCAGTTCACCGGCCTCTACGATGAGGCCGAGATGGATCGCGCCAAAGTCTTGGAAATGGCAGCGTCTGAAATCGTCGCACATGAGCAGGAAGAAAACCGCCTGCGGCTTGTTGCCGGCAACGACGCCATCACGATGTCATGGGGCGACGGCTGGGCTTTGGAGAATGTGCCAGCCGGCGAGTTCATGGACCGCTGCTTGGCCTTCATCCGCGAAAGCGACCATCAGACCGTCGTCAAGTGGAACAGCGCCAACCGCGCCGGCCTCCAGCTCTTTTGGGCGAAGCATCCCGGCGATGCGCTCGAACTGAAGAAGGCCATCGAAAAGGCCAGCCGCGCGCCGGTCGAGATCGACCACATCGCCGACGCCGCGCGCCGCGAGATCGCACAACACCCCGTTTCCGCTGGCTGA
- a CDS encoding helix-turn-helix domain-containing protein: MELHERLVAARKQAGYETAVEGAEAVGVPYGTYSGHENGSSGFRADKGEIYAKKYKVRFEWLMRGTGPMVDLASKYRELLTTFDSLPPDLQANYAEILRNLAKPFQQPEPDQVQPPAKAKSASK, from the coding sequence ATGGAATTGCACGAGCGATTAGTGGCCGCGAGGAAGCAGGCCGGGTATGAGACTGCCGTCGAGGGCGCCGAAGCCGTCGGAGTGCCGTACGGGACCTATTCTGGCCACGAAAACGGCAGTTCCGGATTCAGGGCCGACAAGGGCGAGATCTACGCCAAGAAATACAAAGTCCGGTTCGAGTGGCTAATGCGCGGCACTGGACCTATGGTCGACCTGGCTTCGAAGTATCGCGAGCTGCTCACGACTTTCGATAGCCTCCCTCCCGATCTGCAAGCGAACTACGCCGAGATTCTGCGCAATCTTGCAAAGCCTTTCCAACAGCCAGAGCCTGATCAAGTACAGCCTCCGGCAAAAGCAAAATCAGCTTCAAAGTAG
- a CDS encoding AI-2E family transporter encodes MAKAPIRKSEEEAAVIEAAAADLAAASAFRRQISFWVAGVAGLALFLYMFSNILLPFVAGMVLAYFLDPVADRLQRLGLSRFMATVVILITFLIVLVLAFVILIPVLATQMADFAGKLPEYLTRLQSLITSFDPKWLEQKFGVNANGLRDGLNSLLTSGFGLLTTVFTSIWSSGVALVSVVSLFVVTPVVAFYMLLDWDRMVAVIDSWVPRDNVATVRAIARDINTATAGFVRGQGTLCLVLGAMYATGLTLTGLNFAILIGLFAGLISFIPYVGSLTGLVLAVGVAFVQFWPDWTMIVAVAVVFFIGQFIEGNILQPRLVGKSVGLHPVWLMFALFAFGALFGFVGLLIAVPASAAVAVLVRFAIARYLESPLYKGHATEPAPPLPADRGGGHRTQPRRSK; translated from the coding sequence ATGGCGAAGGCTCCAATCCGGAAATCTGAGGAAGAAGCGGCGGTGATCGAGGCCGCGGCTGCCGATCTTGCCGCGGCCTCCGCGTTCCGCCGGCAGATCTCCTTCTGGGTGGCCGGCGTCGCAGGACTTGCGCTGTTCCTCTATATGTTCAGCAACATCCTGCTGCCCTTCGTCGCCGGCATGGTGCTTGCCTATTTCCTCGATCCGGTCGCCGATCGGCTGCAGCGTCTCGGCCTGTCCCGCTTCATGGCGACGGTGGTCATCCTCATCACCTTCCTCATTGTGCTGGTGCTGGCCTTTGTCATCCTCATTCCGGTGCTGGCGACGCAGATGGCCGATTTCGCCGGCAAACTGCCGGAGTACCTGACCCGGCTGCAAAGCCTGATCACCTCCTTTGATCCGAAATGGCTGGAGCAGAAATTCGGCGTCAACGCCAATGGCTTGCGTGATGGGCTGAACTCGCTGCTGACCTCGGGTTTCGGCCTGCTCACCACGGTCTTCACCTCGATCTGGAGTTCGGGCGTGGCGCTGGTCTCGGTGGTCAGCCTGTTCGTGGTGACGCCGGTCGTCGCCTTCTACATGCTGCTCGACTGGGACCGCATGGTGGCGGTCATCGACAGCTGGGTGCCGCGCGACAATGTCGCGACCGTGCGCGCCATTGCGCGCGACATCAACACCGCGACCGCCGGCTTCGTGCGCGGCCAGGGCACGCTCTGCCTGGTGCTGGGCGCCATGTATGCCACCGGCCTGACGCTGACCGGGCTGAACTTCGCCATCCTCATCGGCCTGTTCGCCGGGCTGATCTCCTTCATTCCCTATGTCGGCTCGCTGACCGGGCTGGTGCTGGCGGTCGGCGTCGCTTTCGTCCAGTTCTGGCCGGACTGGACGATGATCGTCGCCGTCGCCGTGGTCTTCTTCATCGGCCAGTTCATCGAAGGCAACATATTGCAGCCCAGGTTGGTCGGCAAAAGCGTTGGCCTGCATCCCGTGTGGCTGATGTTCGCCCTGTTCGCCTTTGGCGCGCTGTTCGGTTTTGTCGGCTTGCTGATTGCCGTGCCGGCTTCCGCCGCAGTCGCAGTTCTGGTGCGCTTCGCCATCGCCCGCTATCTCGAATCGCCGCTCTACAAGGGCCACGCGACAGAGCCCGCGCCGCCGCTGCCGGCCGATCGCGGCGGCGGCCACCGCACCCAACCGCGTCGCTCGAAGTGA
- a CDS encoding ETC complex I subunit, producing MSARIFSPAKTAMQSGKAKTGQWVLEFDPEMRKKIDPLMGYTTSGDMRSQIRLTFETREEAVAYAEKEGLAFRVEEPKETKRRQISYAENFRYDRRTPWTH from the coding sequence ATGTCCGCGCGCATTTTCAGCCCAGCCAAAACCGCGATGCAGTCCGGCAAGGCCAAGACCGGCCAGTGGGTGCTGGAATTCGACCCCGAGATGCGCAAGAAGATCGATCCCTTGATGGGCTATACGACGTCGGGAGACATGAGAAGCCAGATCAGGCTGACCTTCGAGACGCGCGAAGAGGCCGTGGCTTACGCCGAAAAGGAAGGCCTTGCCTTCCGTGTCGAGGAGCCCAAAGAGACCAAGCGCCGCCAGATTTCCTATGCGGAGAATTTCCGCTATGACCGCAGGACGCCCTGGACGCATTGA
- a CDS encoding three-Cys-motif partner protein TcmP gives MDGDDGMQVEDVGAWSKDKIALLCKYVSISRGVRAKWIGPGKAGATYIDLFCGPGRSKIRRTGEFIEGGCVAAWNESLRSNAPFSSVFIADSDASRLDLATERLTRLKAPVMAFHGEAEDTAKTIRAKLDPYGLHFAFVDPYNLAAFDFSVVETLSKRKRIDMMVHISKMDLQRNTGLNVRAQKSAFDKFVPGWRSEVDVNQPFTNVRRAVFDLWKTKVVRLGMAASTDMKLITGSRGQHLYWLTLAARHELALAFWKAATDNGQGQLF, from the coding sequence GTGGACGGCGACGATGGTATGCAGGTTGAAGACGTTGGGGCATGGTCGAAGGATAAGATTGCTCTCCTCTGCAAATATGTCTCGATCTCGCGCGGCGTAAGGGCAAAGTGGATCGGCCCTGGGAAAGCAGGCGCTACCTACATCGACCTGTTTTGTGGGCCTGGCCGCTCTAAGATTCGCCGCACGGGTGAGTTCATCGAAGGAGGTTGCGTCGCAGCTTGGAATGAAAGCCTTCGATCAAACGCGCCTTTCAGTTCCGTTTTCATCGCCGATTCTGACGCCTCTCGGCTTGATCTGGCCACCGAGAGGCTGACGCGACTCAAGGCGCCAGTAATGGCTTTCCATGGGGAGGCGGAAGATACTGCCAAGACGATACGGGCAAAGCTCGACCCCTATGGCCTGCACTTCGCCTTCGTCGATCCCTATAACCTCGCTGCGTTTGACTTCTCAGTGGTCGAGACCCTCTCGAAACGGAAGCGCATCGACATGATGGTCCACATCAGCAAGATGGATCTGCAGCGAAACACCGGACTGAATGTTCGAGCGCAAAAATCTGCTTTCGACAAGTTCGTCCCTGGTTGGCGGTCGGAGGTCGATGTCAACCAGCCGTTTACGAACGTTCGAAGAGCCGTTTTTGATCTCTGGAAAACAAAGGTGGTCAGGCTCGGCATGGCAGCATCGACCGATATGAAGTTGATTACGGGGAGTCGCGGCCAGCACCTCTATTGGTTGACGCTCGCCGCTCGGCACGAACTAGCGCTTGCCTTCTGGAAAGCCGCTACCGACAACGGCCAAGGCCAGTTGTTCTAG
- a CDS encoding tyrosine-type recombinase/integrase, protein MALKGIHKVKRKLADGSTRVYYYAWRGGPKIEAKPHTEAFALEYAKLKALATPKIVETLETLIDRFTGPEDKRNPDFLALADTTQTDHLYAFRLIKEKWPKLPVRLTQQKGMKAEIRKWHRSFAANPRKADKLLFSLSKVFSYAVADELIDKNPCTGIERLYNGSRRESVWSQEQIKAFRAGAPAHLLLAFEMALHTGQRQGDLLSRSWKDYDGIYLQFRQSKGGKKLKVRVHSKLKAMLDVLDKDKMRILLNSRKRPWTKDGFKTSWGKECTRLQIEGVTFHDLRGTFITERAREGSSVEDIAKISGHSISEIKSVLEKHYLADDQDASDAVILRMERNP, encoded by the coding sequence GTGGCGCTTAAGGGCATCCACAAGGTCAAGCGCAAGCTGGCCGACGGATCGACGCGCGTCTACTACTACGCATGGCGCGGCGGCCCGAAGATTGAGGCAAAGCCGCACACTGAGGCCTTCGCCCTAGAATACGCTAAGCTCAAGGCGCTCGCGACACCCAAGATTGTCGAGACCCTTGAGACGCTGATTGATCGGTTCACCGGCCCGGAGGACAAGCGCAATCCTGATTTCCTGGCGCTAGCCGACACTACGCAGACGGATCACCTCTACGCCTTCCGGCTCATCAAGGAGAAATGGCCTAAGCTGCCGGTCAGGCTGACCCAGCAAAAGGGCATGAAAGCCGAAATCAGGAAATGGCACCGGAGCTTTGCTGCCAACCCGCGCAAAGCCGACAAGCTGCTGTTCTCGCTGTCCAAGGTGTTTTCCTACGCCGTCGCCGACGAACTGATCGACAAGAACCCCTGCACCGGCATCGAACGGCTGTACAACGGCTCACGGCGCGAATCGGTGTGGTCACAGGAGCAGATCAAGGCTTTCCGTGCCGGCGCGCCTGCTCACCTCCTGCTTGCCTTCGAAATGGCGCTGCACACCGGCCAGCGACAGGGCGATCTGCTTTCCCGATCCTGGAAGGACTATGACGGGATCTATCTTCAGTTCCGCCAGTCGAAGGGTGGCAAGAAGCTGAAGGTCCGCGTCCATTCGAAGCTGAAGGCGATGCTGGATGTCCTGGACAAGGACAAGATGCGCATCCTGCTCAACTCTCGAAAGCGGCCATGGACCAAGGACGGCTTCAAAACGTCGTGGGGGAAGGAGTGTACCCGCCTCCAAATCGAAGGCGTCACCTTCCACGATCTGCGTGGAACGTTCATCACTGAGCGGGCGCGGGAAGGATCGAGCGTCGAGGACATTGCGAAGATATCCGGCCACTCGATTTCAGAGATCAAATCCGTTCTGGAAAAGCACTACCTGGCCGACGATCAGGACGCCAGCGATGCGGTGATTCTGCGCATGGAACGGAACCCATGA
- the hdaA gene encoding DnaA regulatory inactivator HdaA, with amino-acid sequence MTAQRTDPPRQLPLDLGHGTGYSRDELVVSGTNNQAAALVDRWPDWPSPVVVLAGPAGSGKTHLAAIWRARANAVAVDARRIGDSIAGLGARPALIDDVDAGAVDEQGLFHLINAVRGAGSTLLLTARRFPSAWGVSLPDLASRLKAAATVEIHEPDDLLLAGVITKLFADRQVEVEPHVVQYLVRRIERSLATAMRVVERLDRTALERKMPITRALAAETVSAMDEGQREFEI; translated from the coding sequence GTGACCGCCCAGCGAACCGATCCGCCGCGCCAGCTGCCGCTCGATCTCGGCCACGGCACCGGCTATTCGCGCGACGAACTCGTCGTCTCCGGCACCAACAACCAGGCGGCGGCGCTGGTCGACCGCTGGCCGGACTGGCCCTCGCCGGTGGTGGTGCTGGCAGGTCCCGCCGGTTCCGGCAAGACGCATCTGGCCGCCATCTGGCGTGCGCGCGCCAACGCGGTTGCCGTCGACGCACGGCGCATCGGCGACAGCATCGCCGGTCTCGGCGCCCGGCCGGCGCTGATCGACGATGTCGATGCCGGCGCGGTCGACGAACAAGGCCTGTTCCATCTGATCAATGCGGTGCGCGGCGCAGGCTCGACGTTGCTGTTGACCGCACGGCGTTTTCCCTCGGCCTGGGGCGTATCGCTGCCCGATCTGGCCTCGCGGCTGAAGGCGGCGGCGACGGTCGAGATCCACGAGCCCGACGACCTGCTGCTCGCCGGTGTCATCACCAAGCTGTTCGCCGACCGCCAGGTCGAGGTCGAACCGCATGTCGTGCAATATCTGGTGCGGCGCATCGAGCGCTCGCTGGCGACAGCCATGCGCGTGGTGGAGCGGCTGGACCGCACCGCGCTCGAGCGCAAGATGCCGATCACCCGGGCGCTCGCCGCCGAAACGGTCAGCGCCATGGATGAGGGGCAGCGCGAGTTCGAGATTTAG
- a CDS encoding DUF5131 family protein, protein MAETSIEWTDATWNPVAGCTILTAGCTNCYAMRMAARLEAMGTEKYQGLTRKTGGRAKWTGKVVTDPKSLAIPATWSKPRRVFVNSMSDLFHVDVPADFIRQVWTVMEETPRHTYQILTKRPEVMASVLTRGEFPVLSNVWLGTSVEDSRVLSRLDDLRRVPASIRFVSLEPLIGSVAGANLTDINWAIVGGESGPGARDMDPRWVDEIEAMCRRSGTAFFFKQWGGRNKKATGRTLNGRTYDEMPAAI, encoded by the coding sequence ATGGCCGAGACTTCAATCGAGTGGACCGATGCTACGTGGAACCCGGTGGCGGGCTGCACGATCCTGACCGCAGGCTGCACGAACTGCTATGCGATGCGCATGGCCGCACGTCTCGAAGCAATGGGCACGGAGAAATACCAGGGCCTAACACGCAAAACCGGCGGCCGCGCAAAATGGACCGGCAAGGTTGTGACGGATCCAAAGTCTCTGGCCATCCCAGCCACCTGGTCGAAGCCGCGTCGGGTCTTCGTCAATTCCATGTCGGACCTATTTCACGTTGATGTACCGGCCGACTTCATCCGCCAGGTATGGACCGTGATGGAGGAGACGCCGCGGCACACCTACCAGATACTGACCAAGCGACCTGAGGTCATGGCGAGCGTCCTGACGCGCGGCGAATTTCCTGTTTTGTCAAATGTCTGGCTTGGGACCAGCGTGGAGGATAGCCGCGTGCTCAGTCGCCTCGACGATTTGCGCCGCGTGCCTGCATCAATACGCTTCGTTTCGCTCGAGCCGCTGATCGGTTCTGTCGCCGGTGCCAACCTAACGGACATCAATTGGGCGATCGTCGGCGGTGAATCGGGGCCGGGCGCCCGCGATATGGATCCGCGCTGGGTAGACGAGATCGAAGCCATGTGCCGGCGAAGCGGTACGGCGTTCTTCTTCAAGCAGTGGGGCGGCCGCAACAAGAAAGCGACAGGCCGGACATTGAATGGCCGTACCTATGACGAGATGCCAGCGGCGATCTAG
- a CDS encoding LysR family transcriptional regulator — protein MAFDGRVISNVGVLAAIAEGGSFARAADALGLSRSGVSRAVSRLEARVGVRLLDRTTRAVSLTDEGRRLYAEVAPLLTGIEDAVTVTSGTSVAVRGRLRVNVDAFFSRQLFTPHISEFLSLYPDLSLELVARDQLGDLVAEGFDIAIRFGTPPVSSLVVKKLVETRTVTVAAPAYLTAHGTPTIPADLVEHACIQVRDSLTGQPIEEWRFRRGAEVVDVRTTGRLMVTEFGTMLGACLDGVGIARIKAIGVQHLIQQGALVEVLPDWRGESFPLYALYPSRHLPPAKVRAFIDFVQSHLG, from the coding sequence ATGGCGTTCGACGGGCGTGTCATCTCCAATGTCGGCGTGCTGGCCGCGATCGCCGAAGGCGGCAGCTTTGCCCGGGCCGCCGACGCGCTCGGCCTGTCACGCTCGGGCGTCAGCCGCGCGGTCTCGCGTCTGGAGGCCCGCGTCGGCGTGCGTCTGCTCGACCGGACGACGCGCGCCGTGTCACTGACCGACGAGGGCCGCCGGCTTTACGCCGAGGTGGCGCCGTTGCTGACAGGCATAGAAGACGCAGTGACCGTCACCTCGGGCACATCGGTTGCGGTGCGCGGCCGGCTGCGCGTCAACGTCGACGCCTTCTTTTCGCGTCAGCTGTTCACGCCGCATATCAGCGAGTTCCTGTCGCTCTATCCGGATCTGTCGCTCGAGCTTGTCGCCAGGGACCAGTTGGGGGATCTGGTGGCCGAAGGGTTCGACATCGCCATCCGCTTTGGAACGCCGCCGGTGTCGTCGCTGGTGGTGAAGAAGCTCGTCGAGACCCGCACGGTGACGGTTGCCGCACCCGCCTATCTCACCGCACATGGCACTCCCACCATCCCCGCCGATCTTGTCGAACACGCCTGCATCCAGGTCCGCGATTCGCTGACCGGCCAGCCGATCGAGGAATGGCGGTTTCGGCGTGGCGCCGAGGTCGTCGATGTCAGGACGACGGGCCGCCTGATGGTCACCGAGTTCGGCACCATGCTCGGCGCCTGCCTCGACGGCGTCGGCATCGCCAGGATCAAGGCGATTGGCGTGCAGCACCTCATCCAACAAGGCGCGCTGGTCGAGGTGCTGCCGGATTGGCGCGGCGAGAGCTTTCCGCTTTACGCGCTCTACCCGTCGCGGCATTTGCCGCCGGCCAAGGTGCGCGCCTTCATCGACTTCGTGCAGTCACATCTCGGTTGA
- a CDS encoding CDP-alcohol phosphatidyltransferase family protein, translated as MTIPNLITILRLLLVPAVVLAMLQARWDWAFAGFVIAGVSDGVDGFIARRFNQQSELGAYLDPMADKLLLVSVFVVMGFIGQLPLWLVVTMVSRDALIVCAVLLSTVMAHPVEIKPFLVSKANTAIQIVLAAVVLGELAFALHLDPLRPALILLSGVLTVASAAAYLVAWLRHMSGYGEGSNPEI; from the coding sequence TTGACCATCCCCAACCTGATCACCATCCTGCGCCTTCTCCTGGTGCCTGCCGTGGTGCTGGCCATGCTGCAGGCGCGCTGGGACTGGGCCTTTGCCGGCTTCGTCATTGCCGGCGTGTCGGATGGCGTCGACGGTTTCATCGCCCGCCGTTTCAACCAGCAGTCCGAACTCGGTGCCTATCTCGATCCGATGGCCGACAAGCTACTGTTGGTTTCGGTGTTCGTCGTCATGGGCTTCATCGGGCAATTGCCGCTGTGGCTGGTCGTCACCATGGTGTCGCGCGATGCGCTGATCGTCTGCGCGGTTCTGTTGTCCACGGTTATGGCGCATCCGGTCGAGATAAAGCCCTTCCTGGTGTCGAAGGCCAATACAGCCATCCAGATCGTGCTGGCGGCGGTTGTGCTGGGCGAGCTTGCCTTTGCCCTGCACCTCGACCCGCTGCGGCCAGCCCTCATATTGCTGTCCGGGGTCTTGACCGTGGCTTCGGCCGCAGCCTATCTCGTGGCTTGGCTGAGGCATATGAGCGGCTATGGCGAAGGCTCCAATCCGGAAATCTGA
- a CDS encoding NAD(P)H-binding protein — MYAITGITGKVGGAMARALLAAGQPVRAIVRDATKGRQWAALGCDVAIATMEDAEALTQAFKGATAVFILPPPVFDPEPFYPEAQAVIDSVATALRAAKPARVVCLSTVGADAVQDNLLSQHTKMETALSALPLALTLLRPAWFLDNVAWDVSSARGAGLIHSFLAPTGRALPMVAAEDVGRVAATLIQQDWSGTRIVELEGPERVSPDDLAAAFTTVLGKPVRAVPVPRETWEALFRSQGMRNPQPRMRMLDGFNEGWIAFADEARTIKGTISATTVVQALVAGEGA; from the coding sequence ATGTATGCAATCACCGGCATTACCGGCAAAGTCGGCGGCGCGATGGCACGCGCGCTGCTCGCCGCGGGCCAGCCCGTTCGCGCCATTGTGCGCGACGCCACGAAAGGCCGGCAGTGGGCGGCACTCGGCTGCGACGTCGCGATCGCCACCATGGAGGATGCGGAGGCGCTGACGCAGGCTTTCAAGGGCGCAACGGCAGTGTTCATCCTGCCGCCGCCGGTGTTTGATCCCGAGCCCTTCTATCCCGAAGCGCAAGCGGTCATCGACAGCGTCGCGACGGCGCTGAGGGCCGCCAAGCCGGCCAGGGTCGTCTGCCTGTCGACCGTCGGCGCCGATGCGGTCCAGGACAATCTGCTGTCACAGCACACCAAGATGGAGACCGCGCTGAGCGCGCTCCCGCTGGCCCTTACCTTGCTGCGGCCCGCCTGGTTCCTCGACAATGTCGCCTGGGACGTTTCATCGGCACGCGGGGCCGGTCTCATCCACAGCTTCCTTGCGCCGACGGGCAGGGCGCTGCCGATGGTGGCCGCGGAGGATGTCGGGCGGGTGGCGGCAACACTCATCCAGCAGGACTGGAGCGGCACACGCATCGTCGAACTGGAAGGCCCGGAGCGTGTATCGCCCGATGACCTTGCCGCTGCCTTCACGACCGTGCTCGGCAAACCGGTGCGCGCCGTGCCGGTACCCCGCGAGACCTGGGAGGCGCTTTTCCGTTCGCAAGGCATGCGAAATCCACAACCCCGCATGCGCATGCTGGACGGGTTCAACGAGGGCTGGATCGCATTCGCCGACGAAGCGAGGACGATCAAGGGCACGATATCTGCCACGACCGTGGTTCAGGCTCTCGTGGCGGGCGAGGGCGCCTAG
- a CDS encoding HNH endonuclease produces MIDDPNGGRSVKEWIGKTPDSVPPPTVRARIFLRADGICHISQRPIGAGEKWQLEHVKPLSLGGENRESNLWPALVEPHKAKSADENALREKADRVRAKHLGVYPKSKAPIRSRGFAPTRDGVERRKG; encoded by the coding sequence ATGATCGATGATCCAAACGGCGGCCGCAGCGTCAAGGAATGGATCGGCAAGACGCCGGATTCCGTGCCGCCGCCGACCGTCCGCGCCCGCATCTTCCTTCGCGCCGACGGCATCTGCCATATCAGCCAGCGGCCGATCGGCGCCGGCGAGAAATGGCAGCTTGAGCACGTCAAGCCGCTGTCGTTGGGTGGCGAGAACCGCGAAAGCAATCTGTGGCCCGCCCTGGTTGAACCACACAAGGCGAAATCTGCTGACGAAAACGCTTTGCGGGAAAAGGCCGATCGCGTCCGCGCCAAGCACCTCGGCGTCTATCCGAAATCGAAAGCTCCGATCCGGTCGCGCGGCTTCGCGCCGACCCGAGACGGCGTTGAGCGGAGAAAAGGATGA
- a CDS encoding siphovirus Gp157 family protein — protein sequence MLAQLQDAGHGGDTDLAADIIEGETSLHETVAAAIDQIDNLDVMVIGLKAKEEAFADRRKSIEARAENLRAAIEQAMIAAEQVSIPLPSATVFISKRKPALFVENEADIPSEFFVEQERPAPKLDKRALAAALAGGRKVPGAALDNGTVSLSIRRK from the coding sequence TTGCTCGCACAGCTGCAGGATGCGGGTCACGGCGGCGATACCGACCTGGCCGCTGACATCATCGAGGGGGAAACCTCACTGCACGAAACTGTCGCTGCCGCGATCGACCAGATCGACAACCTCGATGTCATGGTCATCGGCCTGAAGGCCAAAGAAGAGGCTTTCGCGGATCGCCGGAAGTCTATCGAGGCACGCGCTGAAAACCTTCGCGCGGCGATCGAGCAGGCGATGATCGCCGCGGAGCAGGTCAGTATCCCTCTGCCTTCGGCGACAGTGTTCATATCGAAGCGCAAGCCGGCACTGTTCGTCGAGAATGAGGCGGACATTCCGTCTGAATTCTTCGTGGAGCAGGAGCGGCCGGCTCCGAAGCTCGACAAGCGCGCGCTCGCGGCCGCCCTGGCAGGCGGTCGCAAGGTGCCAGGCGCTGCGCTCGACAACGGCACAGTCTCACTATCCATCAGGAGGAAATGA